A genomic window from Triticum urartu cultivar G1812 chromosome 7, Tu2.1, whole genome shotgun sequence includes:
- the LOC125519281 gene encoding lysine histidine transporter 2-like, whose product MGTRVAAMGTRPAENHTSVPPKQDWRTVEERKIDDWLPVTASRNGKWWYSAFHNVTAMVGAGVLTLSYAMSELGWGPGVAVMTLSWIMTLYTLWQMVEMHEMVPGKRFDRYHELGQYATLGLWIVVLQQLVVEISMDIVYMITGGKLLKKFHDLVCDSSCKDIKLSYFIMIFASAQFVISQLPNFDSIATISLAAALMSICYSTIAWGASVDKGKADNVDYSLQASTTSGMVFDFLGGLGQMAFSISGHNVVLEIQASIPSTEETPSKKPMWKGVIVAYTIVLLCYFPVAFVGYWAFGNSVDDNILITLNTPKWLIAAANMMVVVHVIGSYQVYAMPVLDMMEMVLVRKMRFSPGWKLHLVSRSLFVAFTMFVGITFPFFGGLIRFFSGLAFAPTTYFLPCIIWLTVYKPRVFSLSWCANWFCIVGGVLLMVLGPIGGLRQVIMRALTMHIYDKLKSANTRTTKRGVNIASLCLALHTANQQRCA is encoded by the exons ATGGGAACACGGGTAGCAGCCATGGGGACACGGCCCGCGGAGAACCACACCTCCGTGCCGCCCAAG CAGGATTGGAGGACTGTGGAGGAGAGGAAGATCGACGACTGGCTCCCGGTCACAGCATCGAGGAATGGCAAGTGGTGGTACTCGGCCTTCCACAATGTCACAGCCATGGTCGGCGCCGGCGTGCTCACCCTATCCTACGCCATGTCCGAGCTCGGCTG GGGACCTGGCGTCGCGGTGATGACTCTGTCATGGATCATGACGTTGTACACGCTGTGGCAGATGGTGGAGATGCACGAGATGGTGCCCGGGAAGCGGTTCGACAGGTACCACGAGCTGGGGCAGTACGCGACGCTAGGGCTGTGGATCGTTGTGCTGCAGCAGCTCGTCGTCGAGATCAGCATGGACATCGTGTACATGATCACCGGCGGCAAGTTACTCAAGAAGTTCCACGACCTCGTCTGCGACAGCAGCTGCAAGGACATAAAGCTCTCCTACTTCATCATGATCTTTGCGTCCGCCCAGTTCGTCATCTCGCAGCTCCCTAACTTCGACTCCATCGCCACCATCTCCCTTGCCGCCGCCCTCATGTCGATCT GTTACTCGACGATTGCTTGGGGCGCCTCGGTGGACAAAGGCAAGGCGGATAACGTGGACTACAGCCTACAGGCATCCACCACCTCGGGGATGGTGTTCGACTTCCTGGGAGGCCTGGGACAGATGGCCTTCTCCATCTCGGGTCATAACGTCGTGCTGGAGATCCAGGCCTCCATCCCGTCGACGGAGGAGACGCCGTCCAAGAAGCCCATGTGGAAGGGCGTGATCGTGGCCTACACCATCGTCTTGCTCTGCTACTTCCCGGTAGCTTTCGTCGGTTATTGGGCCTTCGGCAACAGCGTCGACGACAACATCCTCATCACCCTCAACACGCCCAAGTGGCTCATCGCGGCCGCCAACATGATGGTCGTCGTCCATGTCATCGGTAGCTACCAG GTTTATGCGATGCCGGTGCTCGACATGatggagatggtgttggtgaggAAGATGCGTTTCTCTCCCGGTTGGAagctccatttggtttctcggaGCCTCTTTGTTG CGTTCACAATGTTCGTAGGCATCACCTTCCCCTTCTTCGGTGGGCTTATCAGATTCTTCAGCGGGCTCGCCTTTGCGCCGACAACTTATTTT CTTCCGTGCATCATTTGGCTCACGGTCTACAAGCCCAGGGTATTCAGCCTCTCATGGTGCGCCAATTGG TTCTGCATCGTTGGTGGGGTGCTGCTGATGGTGCTTGGGCCCATTGGAGGGCTAAGGC AAGTAATCATGCGAGCACTTACTATGCATATCTATGATAAATTGAAGTCGGCAAACACAAGAACCACTAAAAGAGGGGTGAATATAGCCTCTCTTTGCCTCGCCCTTCACACCGCAAATCAGCAGCGATGTGCATGA